A DNA window from Ovis aries strain OAR_USU_Benz2616 breed Rambouillet chromosome 7, ARS-UI_Ramb_v3.0, whole genome shotgun sequence contains the following coding sequences:
- the TLE3 gene encoding transducin-like enhancer protein 3 isoform X3, producing the protein MYPQGRHPAPHQPGQPGFKFTVAESCDRIKDEFQFLQAQYHSLKVEYDKLANEKTEMQRHYVMYYEMSYGLNIEMHKQTEIAKRLNTILAQIMPFLSQEHQQQVAQAVERAKQVTMTELNAIIGVRGLPSLPLTQQQLQAQHLSHATHGPPVQLPPHPSGLQPPGIPPVTGSSSGLLALGALGSQAHLSVKDEKNHHELDHRERESSANNSVSPSESLRASEKHRGSADYSMEAKKRKAEEKDSLSRYDSDGDKSDDLVVDVSNEDPATPRVSPAHSPPENGLDKARGLKKDAPTSPASVASSSSTPSSKTKDLGHNDKSSTPGLKSNTPTPRNDAPTPGTSTTPGLRSMPGKPPGMDPIGIMASALRTPISITSSYAAPFAMMSHHEMNGSLTSPGAYAGLHNIPPQMSAAAAAAAAAYGRSPMVGFDPHPPMRATGLPSSLASIPGGKPAYSFHVSADGQMQPVPFPHDALAGPGIPRHARQINTLSHGEVVCAVTISNPTRHVYTGGKGCVKIWDISQPGSKSPISQLDCLNRDNYIRSCKLLPDGRTLIVGGEASTLTIWDLASPTPRIKAELTSSAPACYALAISPDAKVCFSCCSDGNIAVWDLHNQTLVRQFQGHTDGASCIDISHDGTKLWTGGLDNTVRSWDLREGRQLQQHDFTSQIFSLGYCPTGEWLAVGMESSNVEVLHHTKPDKYQLHLHESCVLSLKFAYCGKWFVSTGKDNLLNAWRTPYGASIFQSKESSSVLSCDISADDKYIVTGSGDKKATVYEVIY; encoded by the exons ACAGAGATTGCGAAGAGGCTGAACACGATTTTAGCACAGATCATGCCTTTCCTGTCACAAGAG CACCAGCAGCAGGTGGCGCAGGCGGTGGAGCGAGCCAAGCAGGTCACCATGACAGAGCTGAACGCCATCATCGGGGTACGTGGACTCCCCAGTCTGCCTCTCACC CAACAGCAGCTCCAGGCGCAGCACCTCTCCCATGCCACACACGGCCCCCCGGTCCAGCTGCCACCCCACCCGTCAGGCCTCCAGCCTCCAGGGATCCCCCCAGTAACGGGGAGCAGCTCGGGGCTGCTGGCACTTGGTGCACTGGGCAGCCAGGCCCACCTGTCAGTGAAGGACGAGAAGAACCACCATGAGCTGGACCACAGAG AGAGAGAATCCAGTGCG AATAACTCAGTGTCGCCCTCGGAAAGCCTGCGAGCTAGTGAGAAGCACCGGGGATCTGCGGACTACAGCATGGAAGCCAAGAAGCGGAAAGCAGAGGAGAAGGACAGTTTAAGCCGATAC GATAGTGACGGGGACAAGAGTGATGACCTAGTGGTGGATGTTTCCAATGAG GACCCTGCGACACCCCGGGTCAGCCCGGCACATTCCCCTCCTGAAAATGGCCTGGACAAGGCCCGTGGCCTGAAGAAGGATGCCCCCACCAGCCCTGCCTCGGTGGCCTCCTCCAGCAGCACGCCCTCCTCCAAGACCAAAGACCTTGGTCAT AATGACAAATCCTCCACCCCTGGACTCAAGTCCAACACGCCAACCCCGCGGAATGATGCCCCAACTCCTGGCACCAGCACGACCCCGGGGCTCCGGTCGATGCCAGGCAAACCTCCAGGCATGGACCCGATAGGTATAATGG CCTCGGCCCTGCGTACGCCCatctccatcaccagctcctacgCCGCACCCTTTGCCATGATGAGCCACCACGAGATGAACGGCTCCCTCACCAGCCCCGGCGCCTACGCGGGCCTCCACAACATCCCGCCGCAGATGAGCGCGgctgcagccgccgccgccgcagcctaTGGCCGATCGCCAATG GTTGGCTTTGACCCTCACCCCCCAATGCGGGCCACAGGCCTGCCCTCAAGCCTCGCCTCCATTCCTGGTGGAAAACC AGCCTACTCTTTCCATGTGAGTGCTGATGGGCAGATGCAGCCTGTGCCCTTTCCCCACGACGCCCTGGCAGGCCCTGGCATCCCCAGGCACGCCCGGCAGATCAACACTCTCAGCCACGGGGAGGTGGTGTGTGCGGTGACCATCAGCAACCCCACGCGCCACGTCTACACAGGAGGCAAGGGCTGCGTGAAGATCTGGGACATCAGCCAGCCGGGGAGCAAGAGCCCCATCTCCCAGCTGGACTGCCTG AACAGGGACAACTACATCCGCTCCTGCAAGCTGCTCCCCGACGGGCGCACGCTCATCGTGGGCGGCGAGGCCAGCACGCTCACCATCTGGGACCTGGCCTCGCCCACGCCCCGCATCAAGGCTGAGCTGACGTCCTCGGCTCCGGCCTGCTATGCCCTGGCCATCAGCCCTGACGCCAAAGTCTGCTTCTCCTGCTGCAGCGACGGCAACATTGCCGTGTGGGACCTGCACAACCAGACGCTGGTCAG GCAGTTCCAGGGCCACACGGACGGGGCCAGCTGCATAGACATCTCCCATGACGGCACCAAGCTGTGGACGGGAGGCCTGGACAACACTGTGCGCTCCTGGGACCTGCGGGAGGGccggcagctgcagcagcacgaCTTTACCTCCCAG ATCTTCTCGCTGGGTTACTGCCCCACCGGGGAGTGGCTGGCCGTGGGCATGGAGAGCAGCAATGTGGAGGTGCTGCACCACACCAAGCCCGACAAGTACCAGCTGCACCTGCACGAGAGCTGCGTGCTGTCCCTCAAGTTCGCCTACTGCG GCAAGTGGTTTGTGAGCACTGGGAAAGATAACCTTCTCAACGCCTGGAGGACTCCGTATGGAGCCAGCATATTCCAG tctaAGGAATCCTCGTCAGTCTTGAGCTGTGACATTTCGGCAGATGACAAATATATCGTAACAGGCTCTGGTGACAAGAAGGCCACGGTTTATGAGGTCATCTACTAA
- the TLE3 gene encoding transducin-like enhancer protein 3 isoform X5: MYPQGRHPAPHQPGQPGFKFTVAESCDRIKDEFQFLQAQYHSLKVEYDKLANEKTEMQRHYVMYYEMSYGLNIEMHKQTEIAKRLNTILAQIMPFLSQEHQQQVAQAVERAKQVTMTELNAIIGQQQLQAQHLSHATHGPPVQLPPHPSGLQPPGIPPVTGSSSGLLALGALGSQAHLSVKDEKNHHELDHRERESSANNSVSPSESLRASEKHRGSADYSMEAKKRKAEEKDSLSRYDSDGDKSDDLVVDVSNEDPATPRVSPAHSPPENGLDKARGLKKDAPTSPASVASSSSTPSSKTKDLGHNDKSSTPGLKSNTPTPRNDAPTPGTSTTPGLRSMPGKPPGMDPIGIMASALRTPISITSSYAAPFAMMSHHEMNGSLTSPGAYAGLHNIPPQMSAAAAAAAAAYGRSPMVSFGAVGFDPHPPMRATGLPSSLASIPGGKPAYSFHVSADGQMQPVPFPHDALAGPGIPRHARQINTLSHGEVVCAVTISNPTRHVYTGGKGCVKIWDISQPGSKSPISQLDCLNRDNYIRSCKLLPDGRTLIVGGEASTLTIWDLASPTPRIKAELTSSAPACYALAISPDAKVCFSCCSDGNIAVWDLHNQTLVRQFQGHTDGASCIDISHDGTKLWTGGLDNTVRSWDLREGRQLQQHDFTSQIFSLGYCPTGEWLAVGMESSNVEVLHHTKPDKYQLHLHESCVLSLKFAYCGKWFVSTGKDNLLNAWRTPYGASIFQSKESSSVLSCDISADDKYIVTGSGDKKATVYEVIY, from the exons ACAGAGATTGCGAAGAGGCTGAACACGATTTTAGCACAGATCATGCCTTTCCTGTCACAAGAG CACCAGCAGCAGGTGGCGCAGGCGGTGGAGCGAGCCAAGCAGGTCACCATGACAGAGCTGAACGCCATCATCGGG CAACAGCAGCTCCAGGCGCAGCACCTCTCCCATGCCACACACGGCCCCCCGGTCCAGCTGCCACCCCACCCGTCAGGCCTCCAGCCTCCAGGGATCCCCCCAGTAACGGGGAGCAGCTCGGGGCTGCTGGCACTTGGTGCACTGGGCAGCCAGGCCCACCTGTCAGTGAAGGACGAGAAGAACCACCATGAGCTGGACCACAGAG AGAGAGAATCCAGTGCG AATAACTCAGTGTCGCCCTCGGAAAGCCTGCGAGCTAGTGAGAAGCACCGGGGATCTGCGGACTACAGCATGGAAGCCAAGAAGCGGAAAGCAGAGGAGAAGGACAGTTTAAGCCGATAC GATAGTGACGGGGACAAGAGTGATGACCTAGTGGTGGATGTTTCCAATGAG GACCCTGCGACACCCCGGGTCAGCCCGGCACATTCCCCTCCTGAAAATGGCCTGGACAAGGCCCGTGGCCTGAAGAAGGATGCCCCCACCAGCCCTGCCTCGGTGGCCTCCTCCAGCAGCACGCCCTCCTCCAAGACCAAAGACCTTGGTCAT AATGACAAATCCTCCACCCCTGGACTCAAGTCCAACACGCCAACCCCGCGGAATGATGCCCCAACTCCTGGCACCAGCACGACCCCGGGGCTCCGGTCGATGCCAGGCAAACCTCCAGGCATGGACCCGATAGGTATAATGG CCTCGGCCCTGCGTACGCCCatctccatcaccagctcctacgCCGCACCCTTTGCCATGATGAGCCACCACGAGATGAACGGCTCCCTCACCAGCCCCGGCGCCTACGCGGGCCTCCACAACATCCCGCCGCAGATGAGCGCGgctgcagccgccgccgccgcagcctaTGGCCGATCGCCAATGGTGAGCTTTGGAGCT GTTGGCTTTGACCCTCACCCCCCAATGCGGGCCACAGGCCTGCCCTCAAGCCTCGCCTCCATTCCTGGTGGAAAACC AGCCTACTCTTTCCATGTGAGTGCTGATGGGCAGATGCAGCCTGTGCCCTTTCCCCACGACGCCCTGGCAGGCCCTGGCATCCCCAGGCACGCCCGGCAGATCAACACTCTCAGCCACGGGGAGGTGGTGTGTGCGGTGACCATCAGCAACCCCACGCGCCACGTCTACACAGGAGGCAAGGGCTGCGTGAAGATCTGGGACATCAGCCAGCCGGGGAGCAAGAGCCCCATCTCCCAGCTGGACTGCCTG AACAGGGACAACTACATCCGCTCCTGCAAGCTGCTCCCCGACGGGCGCACGCTCATCGTGGGCGGCGAGGCCAGCACGCTCACCATCTGGGACCTGGCCTCGCCCACGCCCCGCATCAAGGCTGAGCTGACGTCCTCGGCTCCGGCCTGCTATGCCCTGGCCATCAGCCCTGACGCCAAAGTCTGCTTCTCCTGCTGCAGCGACGGCAACATTGCCGTGTGGGACCTGCACAACCAGACGCTGGTCAG GCAGTTCCAGGGCCACACGGACGGGGCCAGCTGCATAGACATCTCCCATGACGGCACCAAGCTGTGGACGGGAGGCCTGGACAACACTGTGCGCTCCTGGGACCTGCGGGAGGGccggcagctgcagcagcacgaCTTTACCTCCCAG ATCTTCTCGCTGGGTTACTGCCCCACCGGGGAGTGGCTGGCCGTGGGCATGGAGAGCAGCAATGTGGAGGTGCTGCACCACACCAAGCCCGACAAGTACCAGCTGCACCTGCACGAGAGCTGCGTGCTGTCCCTCAAGTTCGCCTACTGCG GCAAGTGGTTTGTGAGCACTGGGAAAGATAACCTTCTCAACGCCTGGAGGACTCCGTATGGAGCCAGCATATTCCAG tctaAGGAATCCTCGTCAGTCTTGAGCTGTGACATTTCGGCAGATGACAAATATATCGTAACAGGCTCTGGTGACAAGAAGGCCACGGTTTATGAGGTCATCTACTAA
- the TLE3 gene encoding transducin-like enhancer protein 3 isoform X4 → MYPQGRHPAPHQPGQPGFKFTVAESCDRIKDEFQFLQAQYHSLKVEYDKLANEKTEMQRHYVMYYEMSYGLNIEMHKQTEIAKRLNTILAQIMPFLSQEHQQQVAQAVERAKQVTMTELNAIIGVRGLPSLPLTQQQLQAQHLSHATHGPPVQLPPHPSGLQPPGIPPVTGSSSGLLALGALGSQAHLSVKDEKNHHELDHRERESSANNSVSPSESLRASEKHRGSADYSMEAKKRKAEEKDSLSRYDSDGDKSDDLVVDVSNEDPATPRVSPAHSPPENGLDKARGLKKDAPTSPASVASSSSTPSSKTKDLGHNDKSSTPGLKSNTPTPRNDAPTPGTSTTPGLRSMPGKPPGMDPIASALRTPISITSSYAAPFAMMSHHEMNGSLTSPGAYAGLHNIPPQMSAAAAAAAAAYGRSPMVGFDPHPPMRATGLPSSLASIPGGKPAYSFHVSADGQMQPVPFPHDALAGPGIPRHARQINTLSHGEVVCAVTISNPTRHVYTGGKGCVKIWDISQPGSKSPISQLDCLNRDNYIRSCKLLPDGRTLIVGGEASTLTIWDLASPTPRIKAELTSSAPACYALAISPDAKVCFSCCSDGNIAVWDLHNQTLVRQFQGHTDGASCIDISHDGTKLWTGGLDNTVRSWDLREGRQLQQHDFTSQIFSLGYCPTGEWLAVGMESSNVEVLHHTKPDKYQLHLHESCVLSLKFAYCGKWFVSTGKDNLLNAWRTPYGASIFQSKESSSVLSCDISADDKYIVTGSGDKKATVYEVIY, encoded by the exons ACAGAGATTGCGAAGAGGCTGAACACGATTTTAGCACAGATCATGCCTTTCCTGTCACAAGAG CACCAGCAGCAGGTGGCGCAGGCGGTGGAGCGAGCCAAGCAGGTCACCATGACAGAGCTGAACGCCATCATCGGGGTACGTGGACTCCCCAGTCTGCCTCTCACC CAACAGCAGCTCCAGGCGCAGCACCTCTCCCATGCCACACACGGCCCCCCGGTCCAGCTGCCACCCCACCCGTCAGGCCTCCAGCCTCCAGGGATCCCCCCAGTAACGGGGAGCAGCTCGGGGCTGCTGGCACTTGGTGCACTGGGCAGCCAGGCCCACCTGTCAGTGAAGGACGAGAAGAACCACCATGAGCTGGACCACAGAG AGAGAGAATCCAGTGCG AATAACTCAGTGTCGCCCTCGGAAAGCCTGCGAGCTAGTGAGAAGCACCGGGGATCTGCGGACTACAGCATGGAAGCCAAGAAGCGGAAAGCAGAGGAGAAGGACAGTTTAAGCCGATAC GATAGTGACGGGGACAAGAGTGATGACCTAGTGGTGGATGTTTCCAATGAG GACCCTGCGACACCCCGGGTCAGCCCGGCACATTCCCCTCCTGAAAATGGCCTGGACAAGGCCCGTGGCCTGAAGAAGGATGCCCCCACCAGCCCTGCCTCGGTGGCCTCCTCCAGCAGCACGCCCTCCTCCAAGACCAAAGACCTTGGTCAT AATGACAAATCCTCCACCCCTGGACTCAAGTCCAACACGCCAACCCCGCGGAATGATGCCCCAACTCCTGGCACCAGCACGACCCCGGGGCTCCGGTCGATGCCAGGCAAACCTCCAGGCATGGACCCGATAG CCTCGGCCCTGCGTACGCCCatctccatcaccagctcctacgCCGCACCCTTTGCCATGATGAGCCACCACGAGATGAACGGCTCCCTCACCAGCCCCGGCGCCTACGCGGGCCTCCACAACATCCCGCCGCAGATGAGCGCGgctgcagccgccgccgccgcagcctaTGGCCGATCGCCAATG GTTGGCTTTGACCCTCACCCCCCAATGCGGGCCACAGGCCTGCCCTCAAGCCTCGCCTCCATTCCTGGTGGAAAACC AGCCTACTCTTTCCATGTGAGTGCTGATGGGCAGATGCAGCCTGTGCCCTTTCCCCACGACGCCCTGGCAGGCCCTGGCATCCCCAGGCACGCCCGGCAGATCAACACTCTCAGCCACGGGGAGGTGGTGTGTGCGGTGACCATCAGCAACCCCACGCGCCACGTCTACACAGGAGGCAAGGGCTGCGTGAAGATCTGGGACATCAGCCAGCCGGGGAGCAAGAGCCCCATCTCCCAGCTGGACTGCCTG AACAGGGACAACTACATCCGCTCCTGCAAGCTGCTCCCCGACGGGCGCACGCTCATCGTGGGCGGCGAGGCCAGCACGCTCACCATCTGGGACCTGGCCTCGCCCACGCCCCGCATCAAGGCTGAGCTGACGTCCTCGGCTCCGGCCTGCTATGCCCTGGCCATCAGCCCTGACGCCAAAGTCTGCTTCTCCTGCTGCAGCGACGGCAACATTGCCGTGTGGGACCTGCACAACCAGACGCTGGTCAG GCAGTTCCAGGGCCACACGGACGGGGCCAGCTGCATAGACATCTCCCATGACGGCACCAAGCTGTGGACGGGAGGCCTGGACAACACTGTGCGCTCCTGGGACCTGCGGGAGGGccggcagctgcagcagcacgaCTTTACCTCCCAG ATCTTCTCGCTGGGTTACTGCCCCACCGGGGAGTGGCTGGCCGTGGGCATGGAGAGCAGCAATGTGGAGGTGCTGCACCACACCAAGCCCGACAAGTACCAGCTGCACCTGCACGAGAGCTGCGTGCTGTCCCTCAAGTTCGCCTACTGCG GCAAGTGGTTTGTGAGCACTGGGAAAGATAACCTTCTCAACGCCTGGAGGACTCCGTATGGAGCCAGCATATTCCAG tctaAGGAATCCTCGTCAGTCTTGAGCTGTGACATTTCGGCAGATGACAAATATATCGTAACAGGCTCTGGTGACAAGAAGGCCACGGTTTATGAGGTCATCTACTAA
- the TLE3 gene encoding transducin-like enhancer protein 3 isoform X2: MYPQGRHPAPHQPGQPGFKFTVAESCDRIKDEFQFLQAQYHSLKVEYDKLANEKTEMQRHYVMYYEMSYGLNIEMHKQTEIAKRLNTILAQIMPFLSQEHQQQVAQAVERAKQVTMTELNAIIGVRGLPSLPLTQQQLQAQHLSHATHGPPVQLPPHPSGLQPPGIPPVTGSSSGLLALGALGSQAHLSVKDEKNHHELDHRERESSANNSVSPSESLRASEKHRGSADYSMEAKKRKAEEKDSLSRYDSDGDKSDDLVVDVSNEDPATPRVSPAHSPPENGLDKARGLKKDAPTSPASVASSSSTPSSKTKDLGHNDKSSTPGLKSNTPTPRNDAPTPGTSTTPGLRSMPGKPPGMDPIASALRTPISITSSYAAPFAMMSHHEMNGSLTSPGAYAGLHNIPPQMSAAAAAAAAAYGRSPMVSFGAVGFDPHPPMRATGLPSSLASIPGGKPAYSFHVSADGQMQPVPFPHDALAGPGIPRHARQINTLSHGEVVCAVTISNPTRHVYTGGKGCVKIWDISQPGSKSPISQLDCLNRDNYIRSCKLLPDGRTLIVGGEASTLTIWDLASPTPRIKAELTSSAPACYALAISPDAKVCFSCCSDGNIAVWDLHNQTLVRQFQGHTDGASCIDISHDGTKLWTGGLDNTVRSWDLREGRQLQQHDFTSQIFSLGYCPTGEWLAVGMESSNVEVLHHTKPDKYQLHLHESCVLSLKFAYCGKWFVSTGKDNLLNAWRTPYGASIFQSKESSSVLSCDISADDKYIVTGSGDKKATVYEVIY, encoded by the exons ACAGAGATTGCGAAGAGGCTGAACACGATTTTAGCACAGATCATGCCTTTCCTGTCACAAGAG CACCAGCAGCAGGTGGCGCAGGCGGTGGAGCGAGCCAAGCAGGTCACCATGACAGAGCTGAACGCCATCATCGGGGTACGTGGACTCCCCAGTCTGCCTCTCACC CAACAGCAGCTCCAGGCGCAGCACCTCTCCCATGCCACACACGGCCCCCCGGTCCAGCTGCCACCCCACCCGTCAGGCCTCCAGCCTCCAGGGATCCCCCCAGTAACGGGGAGCAGCTCGGGGCTGCTGGCACTTGGTGCACTGGGCAGCCAGGCCCACCTGTCAGTGAAGGACGAGAAGAACCACCATGAGCTGGACCACAGAG AGAGAGAATCCAGTGCG AATAACTCAGTGTCGCCCTCGGAAAGCCTGCGAGCTAGTGAGAAGCACCGGGGATCTGCGGACTACAGCATGGAAGCCAAGAAGCGGAAAGCAGAGGAGAAGGACAGTTTAAGCCGATAC GATAGTGACGGGGACAAGAGTGATGACCTAGTGGTGGATGTTTCCAATGAG GACCCTGCGACACCCCGGGTCAGCCCGGCACATTCCCCTCCTGAAAATGGCCTGGACAAGGCCCGTGGCCTGAAGAAGGATGCCCCCACCAGCCCTGCCTCGGTGGCCTCCTCCAGCAGCACGCCCTCCTCCAAGACCAAAGACCTTGGTCAT AATGACAAATCCTCCACCCCTGGACTCAAGTCCAACACGCCAACCCCGCGGAATGATGCCCCAACTCCTGGCACCAGCACGACCCCGGGGCTCCGGTCGATGCCAGGCAAACCTCCAGGCATGGACCCGATAG CCTCGGCCCTGCGTACGCCCatctccatcaccagctcctacgCCGCACCCTTTGCCATGATGAGCCACCACGAGATGAACGGCTCCCTCACCAGCCCCGGCGCCTACGCGGGCCTCCACAACATCCCGCCGCAGATGAGCGCGgctgcagccgccgccgccgcagcctaTGGCCGATCGCCAATGGTGAGCTTTGGAGCT GTTGGCTTTGACCCTCACCCCCCAATGCGGGCCACAGGCCTGCCCTCAAGCCTCGCCTCCATTCCTGGTGGAAAACC AGCCTACTCTTTCCATGTGAGTGCTGATGGGCAGATGCAGCCTGTGCCCTTTCCCCACGACGCCCTGGCAGGCCCTGGCATCCCCAGGCACGCCCGGCAGATCAACACTCTCAGCCACGGGGAGGTGGTGTGTGCGGTGACCATCAGCAACCCCACGCGCCACGTCTACACAGGAGGCAAGGGCTGCGTGAAGATCTGGGACATCAGCCAGCCGGGGAGCAAGAGCCCCATCTCCCAGCTGGACTGCCTG AACAGGGACAACTACATCCGCTCCTGCAAGCTGCTCCCCGACGGGCGCACGCTCATCGTGGGCGGCGAGGCCAGCACGCTCACCATCTGGGACCTGGCCTCGCCCACGCCCCGCATCAAGGCTGAGCTGACGTCCTCGGCTCCGGCCTGCTATGCCCTGGCCATCAGCCCTGACGCCAAAGTCTGCTTCTCCTGCTGCAGCGACGGCAACATTGCCGTGTGGGACCTGCACAACCAGACGCTGGTCAG GCAGTTCCAGGGCCACACGGACGGGGCCAGCTGCATAGACATCTCCCATGACGGCACCAAGCTGTGGACGGGAGGCCTGGACAACACTGTGCGCTCCTGGGACCTGCGGGAGGGccggcagctgcagcagcacgaCTTTACCTCCCAG ATCTTCTCGCTGGGTTACTGCCCCACCGGGGAGTGGCTGGCCGTGGGCATGGAGAGCAGCAATGTGGAGGTGCTGCACCACACCAAGCCCGACAAGTACCAGCTGCACCTGCACGAGAGCTGCGTGCTGTCCCTCAAGTTCGCCTACTGCG GCAAGTGGTTTGTGAGCACTGGGAAAGATAACCTTCTCAACGCCTGGAGGACTCCGTATGGAGCCAGCATATTCCAG tctaAGGAATCCTCGTCAGTCTTGAGCTGTGACATTTCGGCAGATGACAAATATATCGTAACAGGCTCTGGTGACAAGAAGGCCACGGTTTATGAGGTCATCTACTAA
- the TLE3 gene encoding transducin-like enhancer protein 3 isoform X1 — protein MYPQGRHPAPHQPGQPGFKFTVAESCDRIKDEFQFLQAQYHSLKVEYDKLANEKTEMQRHYVMYYEMSYGLNIEMHKQTEIAKRLNTILAQIMPFLSQEHQQQVAQAVERAKQVTMTELNAIIGVRGLPSLPLTQQQLQAQHLSHATHGPPVQLPPHPSGLQPPGIPPVTGSSSGLLALGALGSQAHLSVKDEKNHHELDHRERESSANNSVSPSESLRASEKHRGSADYSMEAKKRKAEEKDSLSRYDSDGDKSDDLVVDVSNEDPATPRVSPAHSPPENGLDKARGLKKDAPTSPASVASSSSTPSSKTKDLGHNDKSSTPGLKSNTPTPRNDAPTPGTSTTPGLRSMPGKPPGMDPIGIMASALRTPISITSSYAAPFAMMSHHEMNGSLTSPGAYAGLHNIPPQMSAAAAAAAAAYGRSPMVSFGAVGFDPHPPMRATGLPSSLASIPGGKPAYSFHVSADGQMQPVPFPHDALAGPGIPRHARQINTLSHGEVVCAVTISNPTRHVYTGGKGCVKIWDISQPGSKSPISQLDCLNRDNYIRSCKLLPDGRTLIVGGEASTLTIWDLASPTPRIKAELTSSAPACYALAISPDAKVCFSCCSDGNIAVWDLHNQTLVRQFQGHTDGASCIDISHDGTKLWTGGLDNTVRSWDLREGRQLQQHDFTSQIFSLGYCPTGEWLAVGMESSNVEVLHHTKPDKYQLHLHESCVLSLKFAYCGKWFVSTGKDNLLNAWRTPYGASIFQSKESSSVLSCDISADDKYIVTGSGDKKATVYEVIY, from the exons ACAGAGATTGCGAAGAGGCTGAACACGATTTTAGCACAGATCATGCCTTTCCTGTCACAAGAG CACCAGCAGCAGGTGGCGCAGGCGGTGGAGCGAGCCAAGCAGGTCACCATGACAGAGCTGAACGCCATCATCGGGGTACGTGGACTCCCCAGTCTGCCTCTCACC CAACAGCAGCTCCAGGCGCAGCACCTCTCCCATGCCACACACGGCCCCCCGGTCCAGCTGCCACCCCACCCGTCAGGCCTCCAGCCTCCAGGGATCCCCCCAGTAACGGGGAGCAGCTCGGGGCTGCTGGCACTTGGTGCACTGGGCAGCCAGGCCCACCTGTCAGTGAAGGACGAGAAGAACCACCATGAGCTGGACCACAGAG AGAGAGAATCCAGTGCG AATAACTCAGTGTCGCCCTCGGAAAGCCTGCGAGCTAGTGAGAAGCACCGGGGATCTGCGGACTACAGCATGGAAGCCAAGAAGCGGAAAGCAGAGGAGAAGGACAGTTTAAGCCGATAC GATAGTGACGGGGACAAGAGTGATGACCTAGTGGTGGATGTTTCCAATGAG GACCCTGCGACACCCCGGGTCAGCCCGGCACATTCCCCTCCTGAAAATGGCCTGGACAAGGCCCGTGGCCTGAAGAAGGATGCCCCCACCAGCCCTGCCTCGGTGGCCTCCTCCAGCAGCACGCCCTCCTCCAAGACCAAAGACCTTGGTCAT AATGACAAATCCTCCACCCCTGGACTCAAGTCCAACACGCCAACCCCGCGGAATGATGCCCCAACTCCTGGCACCAGCACGACCCCGGGGCTCCGGTCGATGCCAGGCAAACCTCCAGGCATGGACCCGATAGGTATAATGG CCTCGGCCCTGCGTACGCCCatctccatcaccagctcctacgCCGCACCCTTTGCCATGATGAGCCACCACGAGATGAACGGCTCCCTCACCAGCCCCGGCGCCTACGCGGGCCTCCACAACATCCCGCCGCAGATGAGCGCGgctgcagccgccgccgccgcagcctaTGGCCGATCGCCAATGGTGAGCTTTGGAGCT GTTGGCTTTGACCCTCACCCCCCAATGCGGGCCACAGGCCTGCCCTCAAGCCTCGCCTCCATTCCTGGTGGAAAACC AGCCTACTCTTTCCATGTGAGTGCTGATGGGCAGATGCAGCCTGTGCCCTTTCCCCACGACGCCCTGGCAGGCCCTGGCATCCCCAGGCACGCCCGGCAGATCAACACTCTCAGCCACGGGGAGGTGGTGTGTGCGGTGACCATCAGCAACCCCACGCGCCACGTCTACACAGGAGGCAAGGGCTGCGTGAAGATCTGGGACATCAGCCAGCCGGGGAGCAAGAGCCCCATCTCCCAGCTGGACTGCCTG AACAGGGACAACTACATCCGCTCCTGCAAGCTGCTCCCCGACGGGCGCACGCTCATCGTGGGCGGCGAGGCCAGCACGCTCACCATCTGGGACCTGGCCTCGCCCACGCCCCGCATCAAGGCTGAGCTGACGTCCTCGGCTCCGGCCTGCTATGCCCTGGCCATCAGCCCTGACGCCAAAGTCTGCTTCTCCTGCTGCAGCGACGGCAACATTGCCGTGTGGGACCTGCACAACCAGACGCTGGTCAG GCAGTTCCAGGGCCACACGGACGGGGCCAGCTGCATAGACATCTCCCATGACGGCACCAAGCTGTGGACGGGAGGCCTGGACAACACTGTGCGCTCCTGGGACCTGCGGGAGGGccggcagctgcagcagcacgaCTTTACCTCCCAG ATCTTCTCGCTGGGTTACTGCCCCACCGGGGAGTGGCTGGCCGTGGGCATGGAGAGCAGCAATGTGGAGGTGCTGCACCACACCAAGCCCGACAAGTACCAGCTGCACCTGCACGAGAGCTGCGTGCTGTCCCTCAAGTTCGCCTACTGCG GCAAGTGGTTTGTGAGCACTGGGAAAGATAACCTTCTCAACGCCTGGAGGACTCCGTATGGAGCCAGCATATTCCAG tctaAGGAATCCTCGTCAGTCTTGAGCTGTGACATTTCGGCAGATGACAAATATATCGTAACAGGCTCTGGTGACAAGAAGGCCACGGTTTATGAGGTCATCTACTAA